Genomic DNA from Bacillota bacterium:
GCCTCCTCAGACACAAGACAAGCATCTTCTACCGTACGGGAGAAAAGGAGCTTTCGTGCAAAGCGCTGTACGGACTCGACCAGATCCTGTTGCGGTGCAGCCAGCTCTAAGGCGGCACTGTAGCTTGCAGCAAGCGTCAAGAGCAATTCCCCCTTAACAAGGTCCACGCGCTCGGAGTAGGCCACCAACAGTCCCGACATGATTTCCCGAAGAGCGTCCGCTGCGCCACGCTCATCTCCCAACTTGACATGCCGGAGAAGCCTTTCGCGAGCCGACTGTATTACGCGGATGACCTGCAAGGAGGTCATCTGTTTCTTCTCACGGACGCCTGCAGCCAAACGTACCTGCTGCGCATAGGACCGGTGCTTGCGGTTTGAGTTCATGCCACCTGACCGCGGAACGGTAGCCGCAAGCACACATAACAAGTCTCCTATTGCTTGTACCTTGAGCGGTGGCACCATTCTAAGCCGACGCACTGTCGCTGCCACAGTCTCCCTGGAAACACCTATCCCGCCAACCCGCCCGTAAATCTCTTCAACTACGTCATCGTCCACCGGCCACATAAGAAACGGACCCGCAACTATCGCGAAACGCTCATCAGCTGTGGGAACGGCAACTTCGACCAAACCGGCGTGACACAGGTGTACATATAGCCCGCCTATTTCCCGGGCGTGCTTCGCAGCAGTAGCCATAGTAGCACCGCAGCGTCGGGCACCTTCCGGCAAACGCTGAATCTCCAGGCAAATCGCCCCACTGGCTTCAGCGCCGTCCCCCACCATCGTCGAACTTCCGTCGGTGCGTACTGCGGTAAGCCTGATCTCAGCAACAGTCGCCAGGTTCACGAGGCACCGCAAGAGGAATTCTGGTATCACCCTCGGGTCGCGACCAGCTGCAGCTCCCATGCTTGCCCCCCCGGATACCTGCGCATTTGCAGGGCCGTTACAGTCCCTTGGCGCTCTACCAACTAGCAACCGACCGGGCCCTCAGCACCGGTGAAGTGAACCTCCGAGATCACCTCCCCCGGCTCCAGCCTGCAGACATCCGGAGCTCCTTCCGTACCCGAAGCTACTGCGAATAAGCGGCGAAGCAACTCGAGTGAACTTTTCTTTTCCTCATATCTGGCACCCATGAATCGTGCAACGGCTTTGGCATAGCGACGGCAACACCCGACCGGATATGCCCCTGTATCGATCAGAACCACCCGCTTATAATTCTTTACCAGCTCTCGGGCCACCCAGAGAGCAGTATCACTACCGTACTTTGAGCGATACCGCCGGTAGACCCTCATGGGATTGTCTCCAGAGCGGATCCATGACCTCGTCAGGTAGTAGGTCCCCGGCTCGCGTTGCATTTCTTGTTCATATGCGTACCGAGAGCCCAACAGAATAGCCACACAATCGTCGACTGCAGGGAATACCAACGGCACAGAGCCAGCGCGTACGCCCAAGGAACCATTACTGCACCGACCTGCAGCAAGCACTGTGCAGTCGTAGGCCGAAAGCATATCAATGTACCGCTGAACCTTTTCCCGCAACAGGCTTGGCCGGTCATGAACCATGTGTTCGAGCCAGAAGACGTCCGCCCATACGCCCGAAAAGGATGAAGCAGTGTACATCACCTCATCCTTGAGTACGTCACACGCAATAACGGCCACCCGCACCCCTACCACCGAAGTCGGACCCCCGGAGCCAGAATTGGGGGATCATCGAGTCGCAGCAATGCCCACCCATGCACCTCCAGGAAAAAGTGCGGCATGTCGCCTCATCAAATTCTACCACAACGTCCCCACCGCTCGGCACCTCCCGTGGGCAGGGGGCAGGGCGGCGGGCAGCGAGGCAGCGGCGCAAGTCACAACGCGCGCCTACTGAACCCCTCTCGCCCGAGCGCAGTGGGTTGCGAAGCCCCGAGGTCTTCACTTCGTGTCTCAGGTCCTTCGAGTTTCGCAGAAGAAGTTTCCGAAGCAAGGCACCTGACCGAACCCTGGTTCCACCACCCACCCTTATCAGCACGGGCGAGAAGACCACCCCTCCCAATCCTCCCAACAAGAGCAGCGACGCACCCGAACCGCCCAGCCAGAATGGGTCGGTGCAGCAAGCAAGACCACGTCGCCGTACGGGCCCAGCATGGTCCAGACGGTTGCAGCCGGGTTCGCCCGCCCACTACCGCCCGCCAGAAGAGCCAGGCACCCGATCGCCGACACCAGCCCGCAGGAATCCCCGCAACGAGCTCATCATGCTGACGGCCACCGTGCTCGTGTTCCTGCCGGGTTTCCTCTCGTTTACGATCCCAGGACTTTTTCCCACCAAGCCTGGCTATGTGTGGTGGCCAGCGGCACCGTCCACGGAGTGTACTTCACGCTGCTGGCGAAATCGCACAGCCGTGCCGACCTGTCCCTCGCTTATCCCGTAGCACGGGGGCCGGGGGCCGCCCTGGCAGCCCTCGGGA
This window encodes:
- a CDS encoding DUF1638 domain-containing protein — its product is MVGVRVAVIACDVLKDEVMYTASSFSGVWADVFWLEHMVHDRPSLLREKVQRYIDMLSAYDCTVLAAGRCSNGSLGVRAGSVPLVFPAVDDCVAILLGSRYAYEQEMQREPGTYYLTRSWIRSGDNPMRVYRRYRSKYGSDTALWVARELVKNYKRVVLIDTGAYPVGCCRRYAKAVARFMGARYEEKKSSLELLRRLFAVASGTEGAPDVCRLEPGEVISEVHFTGAEGPVGC